In the Caballeronia sp. LZ062 genome, one interval contains:
- the yihA gene encoding ribosome biogenesis GTP-binding protein YihA/YsxC, whose protein sequence is MSFLLHQARFFTTVNHLRDLPPTPQPEIAFAGRSNAGKSTAINVLCNQKRLAFASKTPGRTQHINYFSVGPEAAPVGHLVDLPGYGYAEVPGAAKAHWQQLLSSYLQSRAQLRGMILMMDSRRPLTELDRIMVDWFAPTGKPIHALLTKCDKLTRQEMTNALRATQKAFGEYKTAGYRGELSVQLFSALKRTGLDEAHELIESWLMPEEAASEGAPE, encoded by the coding sequence ATGTCATTTCTGCTCCATCAAGCCCGCTTCTTCACCACGGTCAATCATCTGCGCGATCTTCCGCCGACGCCGCAGCCGGAGATCGCATTCGCGGGTCGGTCGAACGCCGGAAAATCCACGGCGATCAACGTGCTGTGCAATCAGAAACGTCTTGCATTCGCCAGTAAGACGCCGGGACGCACGCAGCATATCAACTACTTCTCGGTTGGGCCCGAAGCTGCTCCGGTCGGGCATCTCGTCGACCTGCCGGGGTATGGCTACGCCGAAGTGCCCGGCGCGGCGAAGGCGCACTGGCAGCAACTGCTGTCTTCGTATCTTCAGAGCCGCGCGCAACTGCGCGGCATGATCCTGATGATGGATTCGCGCCGTCCGCTGACGGAACTGGACCGCATCATGGTCGACTGGTTCGCGCCCACCGGCAAGCCGATTCACGCGCTGCTCACGAAGTGCGACAAATTGACGCGACAAGAGATGACCAACGCGCTGCGCGCGACGCAGAAGGCGTTCGGTGAATACAAGACAGCGGGCTATCGAGGCGAGCTGAGCGTGCAGCTTTTCTCGGCGCTGAAACGCACCGGGCTCGACGAGGCGCACGAACTGATCGAAAGCTGGCTGATGCCCGAAGAGGCGGCGTCCGAAGGCGCGCCCGAGTGA
- a CDS encoding c-type cytochrome, whose product MNRLYRSLVVLQAAAALGGLAVSVSVNAAEAAQPAKPDAARGQAIATQVCAACHAADGNSAGAAFPKLAGQHADYIVKQLKDYKTQPGAKAPARNNPIMNGIAGALSDQDMVNVAAYFASQKTKPNYARDKNDVALGQKIYRGGIADKGVPACAACHGATGMGIPVQYPRLSWQWGDYTVAQLNAFAQGTRNNSEPMHAIASRLNDAEMKAVADYVAGLH is encoded by the coding sequence ATGAACCGACTGTACAGGTCTCTGGTGGTGCTTCAGGCAGCGGCGGCTCTCGGTGGATTGGCGGTATCGGTTTCAGTGAATGCGGCGGAGGCCGCCCAGCCGGCCAAGCCGGACGCGGCAAGAGGGCAGGCTATCGCGACTCAGGTTTGCGCGGCATGTCATGCGGCGGACGGCAATAGCGCCGGCGCCGCGTTTCCCAAGCTCGCGGGTCAGCACGCCGACTATATCGTCAAGCAACTGAAGGATTACAAGACGCAGCCGGGCGCGAAGGCGCCGGCGCGCAATAATCCGATCATGAACGGCATTGCCGGCGCATTGTCGGACCAGGACATGGTGAACGTGGCCGCCTACTTCGCTTCCCAGAAGACCAAGCCCAACTATGCACGCGACAAGAACGACGTCGCGCTCGGCCAGAAGATCTACCGCGGCGGCATCGCGGACAAGGGCGTGCCGGCGTGCGCCGCGTGTCATGGCGCAACGGGCATGGGCATACCGGTGCAGTATCCGCGGCTGTCGTGGCAGTGGGGCGATTACACCGTCGCGCAGCTGAACGCCTTCGCCCAAGGCACACGCAATAACAGCGAACCGATGCATGCCATCGCGTCGCGCCTGAACGACGCGGAAATGAAAGCAGTAGCGGATTACGTCGCCGGATTGCATTAA